ACTTCGAAACTGGGCTCGGTAAAGGGGAAGAAGCTAGGCCGCAAACGTATCTTTCTGCCCTCACCAAAAAGCCTCTTTGCGAAATGATCAAGAGCACCCTTCAAATGGCTAACAGCCACGCCCTTATCGACGAAAAGAATCTCAAACTGGTGAAACATCGGAAGGTGAGTCGCATCGGGAGTATCCTTTCTGTAACAGGTTCCTGGCGCGAAAATTGCAAGAGGCGGCTTTCTAGACTCCATTGTCCTAATCTGCACGGGCGAAGTGTGAGTTCTTAAAAGTCTGCCGTCTCGGAGATAGAAGGTATCCTGCATGTCCCTTGCCGGATGCCACTCGGGAGTATTCAGTGCTTCAAAGTTATAATATGCCGTCTCTATTTCGGGGCCCGTAGTCACTTCGAAACCCATGCTCACCCAGATGCTTTGAACTTCCTCCATTATCTGAGTTATCAGATGTAGAGAGCCCATGTCCCTCTTTTTACCTGGAATCGTATAGTCAAGTCTCTCGGATTCCTCTCGCTCTCTCTTAGCCTGCACTTCAAGCTCGTCTCTCCGAGAGTTCAAAGCCTCCTCAATGGAGTTCTTGTAATCATTTACGATTTTTCCGAATTCTCTTCTATTTTCGGGAGGAATTTCTTTCAGCTTCTTCATAAGAGAGGTTATCAGTCCCTGCTTTCCAATTAGCCGTGATTTCTCCTCCTGAAGATCATTCAGGTCGGAAATCTTCATTACTCTACTTAGGACTTCTTCCAGATTAATATCGAGTCCTTCCATTGAGGCACCCCCAAGAAACGTAAGAAGTGATTACTTAATATGCTTGCAGTCTGAACATAGCCCCTTGTAGATAAGCTCAAGAGAGGTTACCTCAAATTCAGCCAGTTCAGGAGGAAGTTCTTTCATGCAGGCTTCGTAGTAATTCGTGGGAATATCGAAGACTCTCCCGCAAGAATCACAGATGAAGTGACCGTGTGGTTTGATATTGGGATCATATCGCCTCGAGTTCTTTGAAACTGCAATAGCCCTAATAATTCCTTCCTTTTCGAGAACTTCCATTACGTTGTAAACTGTCGCCATAGATATATTTGGATATAGCTGTATTGCAGACCTAAAAACCTCCTCAGCTCCCGGATGACCTTCATGATCCCTGAGAATCCTGATAATCGCAACTCGTTGAGGAGTGATTCTGTATCCCCTGCTTTTAAGAAGAGCTATCGTGTCTTTGATTTCCATACAATTAAAGCCTCCACAAAAGGTTTGAACTGATTATACAACAGAATTCATTCAGTTTAGAAAAAGATTTATGAAAACCTCAATAAGACTTATTTTTTGAGTGAAAGGCTTAACCACTAGTAAAGGTCTTCAAGAAGTGACTTCAAAGTCTTTGTATCAACCATTCCCAGAAGACTTACTGCAGAAGAGACAGATAGTCTTTCTATTGCGTAGCTGAAGCTGTTTGCCTCAGCCATCTGAGCGGAAAACTTCTGAAGATAGTCGGGCTCCGTGTTGAATGAGAAATACAGAACCATCCGCCCATATTCCGTCGAATACATAAGAAGAGTGTATAGATAAGTCTTTCCATCAGTGGCGAAGTCCATGGAAGACCAGGCGAAATGCTTTTCAAACATTGACTCCGAAAAATACACTGGAGGACGGATTATTATCATGCCTTCAGTCGCATTTGAAAGCTTGGTCAAAGACTCATGCGACATCTCCGAGTAATTGCGGTAGCTCGCGCTTATTGTGTGAAAAGGATAAGACTTCACAAGCTTAAGCAGTTTGAAGTTGTCATCATATGTAACATCGAAAGAGAGGGTGCCGGAGGAAATAGTAATCTTTCTACTGTTAGGAAGGTCGAGAAAGAGATCGACCGTATATGACTTACTGTTGACAAGATCCACGAAGTTGTCTTCAAAGTCCTTGATATTAATGAGCGGTTCAAAGGCGACGCTTCTAGTTCGGAAGATGGCAAAATTACCTGAGCTGTTTCTAACCCAGCCGAACTCCCCCTTCGCAGAGGAGAAAGATGTAACCAGTTTGTAAGGACCGGATTTTATTACTCGCTCGTTCTTCGCAGTAGTAACTATTCCGCTCTCTTGTACATATCTGTCTACTTCATACGAAGAGTTCTTCAAGGTATTTACTAGTGTCGTCAACTCTTCGACAGCATCCTTTCCAACCGCCAGCCCGACAATAATCAACAGGACAACGAGTACGGACAGCTTTTTCACGGCGATTTCACTCCTTCTGTGTCTTAGAGCGTGTATGGATCAATAAGTCGTGTTAATTCCTGAAATCTCAAAGTCATTCTGATCATCCGGTTGACTGAGAAAGCCAAGAGAGCGCTCCATTTCCTGCTCCATCATCGCAACGTCGTTTCTCTCAGTTTCCTCTTGGGGAAAGGCAGTAAGATTGACCCTGAGCCTTTCGTCAAGAGTCGAGCTGTAACCGAGAACGTTTGCCAGCTGATAGAGGTCTCCCTTCTTCTTGATCAAAATGGTGTTGCCTGTGAAGAACGAAACAGAGAACAAACCTAGCACCAAGCACGCCGCTACCGTTCCCAGCATTCTGTAAGGTTTATTCTTCAGCTTTCTAATCTTGCTGACTGTCCTTTTCTTCAAGTCATCCGAAGGTCTGTAGCAGCAACTCTCTTTCAATGCTCCCAGAACCTTCACATAGCTCTTCAGGTTTTTCTTTTCATCTACCCTCAGTTCCTCATAAGGGATCTCTCGATCCAAAATGTGGACAAATCTTTCTTCATCCAATGTAACCTACCTCCTCGAGAAGCTCCTTAAGTCTCTTTCGAGCATAGTGCAACCGGCTCTTCACCGTTCCAACCGGTTTATCGAGTATGTCGGCAATCTCCTCGTACGACAGATCATCTATGTCTCTTAACTTAATAAGCAAACGGTCATCCTCAGAAAGCTTTCCAACTACGGACATCAACTCTTCAAAAGAAATCTCGTCCATTACTTCTCTAAATACATTAGTTGTTGCTGGCGGCTCAAAAGTTGCTTTATCCTCGTTCTCTCTGAAATCAGTCAGAAACTCGTTATTCCGTTTTCTTTTTGCAAGTGTGTCCTTACAGACATTAACTGCGATTCTGTACAGCCACGTCGATAACTTCGCATCACCTCGGAACTTCCTGACGTTCTTAAAGACCTTTATAAAGACCTCTTGAATCACATCTTCAACGTCATCAAAACCAAGGTACGATTTGATGACACTACCCAATCTCGGGGCGTAATCATCATACAAGACTTCGTAGGCCCAGACTTTCTTCTTCTTCAGTCCATCTATTAACTTCTTCTCGTCCAACCATACCACCCTAATCTGTTTTATATGACGATGGATAAGCGAACAGGGTTCAACTTTGCAAGTTAATTATACTAATTAATCCAGATTAATCATATCATTCAATTATAGACTGAAATTCTTTTTACATGCGAATCATCAAAAGAGAACAGCAAAACACAGAACCTCGACTTATGTAAGAAAAGCAAATCAATGCAGGTCGAAAAAAACAAACAAATCCGATAAAATTAAAGAAGTTGGAACGAAACAGACTTTCATGGAGGTGAAGTATTGAAAAAGGAAGAAGTCAAGAAGCTCGGTGAAAAGCTTACTTTGAAGAAAAAGAACGCCTGGTTCACACTCGACAGAGATGCGGTCTTTGCCTATTCAAAAGATTATATGAACTTCATCGGCAAATCCGTAACAGAACGTCTGGCCGTCAGGCATCTTGTGGACCTTCTCCGGGAAAATGGGTTCAAACCACTCTCTTCATTTGAGGAAGGCGGCGTTAAAAAGGGTGATCGTATATACATCACAAAGGGCGGCAAGGCCCTAATCGCAGCAGTCATCGGTGAAGACCTGAAGGATGGCATCGACATGGTAGCAGCTCACCTAGATGCTCCTAGATTGGATCTCAAGCCAAGTCCTCTAGTAGAAGATTCGGGGCTCGCAATGCTCAAGACACACTACTACGGCGGAGTCAAGAAGTATCAGTGGCTCAATATCCCTTTAGCCTTCGTAGGAACCGTAGTCAGGAGCAATGGAGAATCGGTAGATGTCTCAATTGGAATGAGCAGCGATGATCCCGTTTTCGTGATTTCTGATCTTCTACCTCATTTGGACAACAGGGAAGGAGATTTCAGAAAGGTCTTTCAAGGGAAGGATCTCAACGCTATGTCCGGATCTATTCCGATAACGGATGTCAAGGACTTTGAGAATCCAGTGAAGCTGATGTTCCTTAATCTGTTATATGAAAAGTACGGACTTGTCGAAGAAGACTTCTTCTCTGCGGACATCCAGCTTGTGCCGGCTATCGAACCGAGGGAAGTCGGACTTGATCGATCTATGATCGGTGCTTACGCTCATGATGACAGGGTCTGTTCATACACTGCTATTACAGCGCTTAAGGACATGTCTACAATAAATAAACCAAAGCGAACGGCAATGGTCCTTCTCTTCGACAGGGAGGAAATAGGAAGTGAAGGCGTTACTGGAGCAAAGGGGCGGTTTTGGGTCGCGTTTATCGAGAAGCTTCTCAACCTTTCAGGAGAGAAGGGACTTTATGAGATAGACTTCCTTCTCGAGAAATCCAGAATGATATCGGGAGATGTTGCTGCAGGATTTGACCCGACCTTCAAGGATGCTCACGACCAGGCAAATGCTGCAAGACTCGGATACGGAATCGCAATATTGAAATACACCGGTTCCAGAGGAAAATCTGGAACCAGCGAAGCCAGCGCGGAGTTCATGGGCTATGTGAGAAACCTTCTTAACGAGAAGGGAGTTCACTGGCAGAGTACTATCTTAGGAGAAGTCGACAGGGGAGGCGGAGGAACAGTTGCGAAATTCTTCGC
The Mesotoga sp. BH458_6_3_2_1 DNA segment above includes these coding regions:
- the pheS gene encoding phenylalanine--tRNA ligase subunit alpha produces the protein MEGLDINLEEVLSRVMKISDLNDLQEEKSRLIGKQGLITSLMKKLKEIPPENRREFGKIVNDYKNSIEEALNSRRDELEVQAKREREESERLDYTIPGKKRDMGSLHLITQIMEEVQSIWVSMGFEVTTGPEIETAYYNFEALNTPEWHPARDMQDTFYLRDGRLLRTHTSPVQIRTMESRKPPLAIFAPGTCYRKDTPDATHLPMFHQFEILFVDKGVAVSHLKGALDHFAKRLFGEGRKIRLRPSFFPFTEPSFEVDVSCGICGGLGCRSCGGSGWLEILGAGMVHPNVFSNVGLDPEVWTGFAAGTGLERIAMLKYDLEDIRDLLRNDRRFLRGYRRAVI
- a CDS encoding Fur family transcriptional regulator, coding for MEIKDTIALLKSRGYRITPQRVAIIRILRDHEGHPGAEEVFRSAIQLYPNISMATVYNVMEVLEKEGIIRAIAVSKNSRRYDPNIKPHGHFICDSCGRVFDIPTNYYEACMKELPPELAEFEVTSLELIYKGLCSDCKHIK
- a CDS encoding RNA polymerase sigma factor — translated: MDEKKLIDGLKKKKVWAYEVLYDDYAPRLGSVIKSYLGFDDVEDVIQEVFIKVFKNVRKFRGDAKLSTWLYRIAVNVCKDTLAKRKRNNEFLTDFRENEDKATFEPPATTNVFREVMDEISFEELMSVVGKLSEDDRLLIKLRDIDDLSYEEIADILDKPVGTVKSRLHYARKRLKELLEEVGYIG
- a CDS encoding aminopeptidase; translated protein: MKKEEVKKLGEKLTLKKKNAWFTLDRDAVFAYSKDYMNFIGKSVTERLAVRHLVDLLRENGFKPLSSFEEGGVKKGDRIYITKGGKALIAAVIGEDLKDGIDMVAAHLDAPRLDLKPSPLVEDSGLAMLKTHYYGGVKKYQWLNIPLAFVGTVVRSNGESVDVSIGMSSDDPVFVISDLLPHLDNREGDFRKVFQGKDLNAMSGSIPITDVKDFENPVKLMFLNLLYEKYGLVEEDFFSADIQLVPAIEPREVGLDRSMIGAYAHDDRVCSYTAITALKDMSTINKPKRTAMVLLFDREEIGSEGVTGAKGRFWVAFIEKLLNLSGEKGLYEIDFLLEKSRMISGDVAAGFDPTFKDAHDQANAARLGYGIAILKYTGSRGKSGTSEASAEFMGYVRNLLNEKGVHWQSTILGEVDRGGGGTVAKFFAERGVTVVDAGTAVFGMHSPFELLSKADLYETYRAYKTFLEGGNV